A window of the Brassica napus cultivar Da-Ae chromosome A2, Da-Ae, whole genome shotgun sequence genome harbors these coding sequences:
- the LOC106389504 gene encoding probable serine/threonine-protein kinase PBL16: MGNCWCNFEPFNHKVSANAKSESPKDQSPRQEETYIKEVQKLPSNPKEVEDLRRDSATNPLTAFTYDELKNITGNFRLDKVLGGGGFGSVYKGFIKEELGDQKVPQPLPVAVKVHDGDNSYQGHREWLAEVIFLGQLSHPNLVKLIGYCCEDNHRVLIYEYMARGSVENNLFSRVLLPLSWAIRMKIAFGAAKGLAFLHEAKKPVIYRDFKTSNILLDMEYNAKLSDFGLAKDGPVGDKSHVSTRIMGTYGYAAPEYIMTGHLTPGSDVYSFGVVLLELLTGRKSLDKSRPTREQNLIDWALPLLKEKKKVLNIVDPRMNCEYPVKSVQKAAMLAYHCLNRNPKARPLMRDIVDTLEPLQATEEEALLVPTVQKAAITIIDEFPKNGLKKVEDLKKVEELKKVDEVKKVTEDDDN, from the exons ATGGGTAACTGTTGGTGTAATTTTGAGCCCTTTAATCACAAAGTTTCTGCAAACGCTAAATCAG AATCACCTAAAGACCAGAgtccaagacaagaagagacgTATATTAAAGAAGTTCAAAAGCTGCCATCAAACCCAAAAGAAGTAGAAGATCTAAGACGTGACTCAGCTACGAATCCTCTGACAGCTTTCACATACGATGAGCTTAAGAACATTACAGGTAACTTCAGACTAGACAAAGTTCTCGGCGGCGGTGGATTTGGAAGTGTCTACAAAGGTTTTATTAAAGAGGAATTGGGTGATCAAAAGGTTCCTCAACCACTCCCTGTAGCAGTTAAAGTTCACGACGGCGATAATAGCTATCAAGGTCACAGAGAATGGCTG GCAGAGGTGATATTCTTGGGACAGCTTTCACATCCTAACTTAGTAAAATTGATCGGTTATTGCTGTGAGGATAATCACAGGGTGCTAATTTACGAGTACATGGCTCGTGGTAGCGTGGAGAATAATCTTTTCTCAA GAGTGTTGCTTCCTCTTTCATGGGCCATTAGAATGAAGATTGCATTCGGTGCAGCCAAAGGACTAGCCTTTCTTCATGAAGCAAAGAAACCAGTCATATATCGCGATTTCAAAACCTCCAACATTCTTCTAGATATG GAATACAATGCAAAGTTATCTGACTTTGGACTCGCTAAAGACGGTCCTGTAGGAGATAAATCTCACGTTTCCACACGTATAATGGGAACTTACGGCTATGCAGCTCCTGAATACATCATGACTG GTCATTTGACACCAGGGAGTGATGTGTACAGCTTCGGTGTAGTTCTTCTAGAGCTTCTTACAGGGAGAAAATCATTAGACAAGTCACGGCCTACGCGTGAGCAAAACCTTATAGATTGGGCTCTTCCATTgctgaaagagaagaagaaagtgttGAACATTGTAGACCCTAGAATGAACTGTGAATACCCTGTTAAGTCGGTTCAAAAGGCTGCAATGTTAGCTTACCATTGCCTTAACCGGAACCCTAAGGCTCGGCCTTTAATGAGGGACATAGTGGATACTTTGGAGCCTCTTCAGGCGACAGAAGAGGAGGCCTTACTTGTCCCCACTGTTCAGAAAGCAGCTATCACCATTATAGACGAATTTCCTAAGAACGGGTTGAAGAAAGTTGAAGACCTGAAGAAGGTTGAAGAGTTAAAGAAGGTTGACGAGGTGAAGAAGGTCactgaagatgatgataattgA
- the LOC106408376 gene encoding probable ADP,ATP carrier protein At5g56450, whose protein sequence is MPDRTKSRPTHVGISLKFRFLSEDLYRGLLRNSSTSREKNHHLFSEGLYFGGFDTVKEVLSEEDKELALWVRWVLAQGVTTFAGLASHPLDTVRRRIMMQSGIENPMYRSEGLASFYRGALSNMFRSIGSAAILVLYDEVKKFLNWRGDLRGKLL, encoded by the coding sequence ATGCCAGATCGAACCAAATCGAGACCAACCCACGTCGGCATTTCactaaagtttcgatttttatcTGAGGATCTCTACAGAGGCCTTCTCCGAAACAGCAGCACCTCTCGAGAGAAGAATCATCATCTCTTCTCTGAGGGGTTGTACTTTGGTGGGTTTGATACGGTTAAGGAGGTTTTGTCTGAGGAGGATAAAGAGCTGGCGTTGTGGGTGAGATGGGTTTTGGCTCAGGGTGTGACTACTTTTGCTGGTTTGGCTTCTCACCCGTTGGATACGGTTAGGAGGAGGATCATGATGCAGTCTGGGATTGAGAATCCCATGTATAGGAGTGAAGGGTTGGCTTCTTTTTACCGTGGAGCGCTTTCGAATATGTTTAGGAGTATTGGTTCGGCTGCAATCTTGGTTTTGTATGATGAAGTGAAGAAGTTCTTGAATTGGAGAGGGGATCTAAGAGGTAAGCTCTTATGA
- the LOC106408387 gene encoding putative FBD-associated F-box protein At5g56440, whose translation MDRLSLLPDDLIFKILSFFPSKAIVTTSLLSKRWCSLWKHVPNLGYSDPYIESEYWSASRFIDKFLLLQDNAHALQTLYLCVNRSCPPEDIETWVGVAVSRGVRDILFYQYSRTYYCPIRLPRSLYTCDTLVTLSLLHTFIVDVPLAICFPSLKSLTLESVDFLLSDDDIVHRLLSGCRVLEDLKVVRWGYYILKTFKIMVPTLQRLTVEDVLINCNPVPGPDAGFVIKAPCLKSLAITSKFGSFHSLVKMPYLVKANIMLQHGDSKNLLGCVTSAKHLSLCLKQRMDSYPIGDFSQLVSLKVCTCSLEWYRLILSRAPKLRVLRFQGQENLLPSSYINDLKKCYSSSEDVQTQWERPSSVPDCLISSLETIEWIGYKRTEAENSELKYLRENSRRLLKTIIVSKYWESLHEEA comes from the exons ATGGATAGGTTGAGTCTTTTACCAGATGACTTGATCTTTAAGATACTCTCTTTTTTTCCATCAAAAGCTATAGTGACCACAAGCCTTTTGTCAAAACGTTGGTGTTCACTCTGGAAACACGTCCCAAATCTCGGGTATTCCGATCCATATATTGAGAGTGAGTACTGGAGCGCTTCACGTTTTATAGACAAGTTTTTGCTACTACAAGACAACGCTCATGCTCTACAAACTTTGTATCTATGCGTTAATCGGTCCTGTCCTCCTGAAGACATTGAAACATGGGTTGGTGTTGCAGTTTCTCGCGGTGTGCGCGATATTCTGTTTTACCAATATAGTAGAACCTACTACTGCCCCATACGGTTGCCTAGGAGCTTGTATACATGTGACACCCTAGTGACTTTAAGTCTACTACACACCTTCATAGTTGATGTTCCTTTGGCTATTTGCTTCCCTTCACTCAAGAGTTTGACTCTTGAATCTGTGGACTTCCTTCTTAGCGATGATGATATCGTTCATCGGCTTCTATCGGGTTGCCGTGTCCTTGAAGACCTAAAAGTGGTTCGATGGGGCTATTACAtattgaaaactttcaaaatcaTGGTTCCTACATTGCAAAGATTAACAGTCGAGgatgttttaataaattgtaATCCAGTTCCAGGACCTGATGCTGGGTTTGTGATCAAAGCTCCTTGTTTAAAGTCGTTGGCGATTACTAGCAAGTTTGGTTCGTTCCACTCACTAGTGAAAATGCCATACCTGGTGAAGGCTAACATAATGCTTCAACATGGAGATTCTAAGAATCTTCTCGGATGTGTTACCTCAGCCAAACACCTATCCTTATGTTTAAAACAACGaatg GATTCGtatccaataggcgacttcagTCAACTCGTGTCTCTTAAAGTCTGTACATGCTCTTTAGAGTGGTATCGTCTTATACTCAGCCGTGCCCCTAAACTCCGAGTTCTCAGATTCCAAGGTCAAGAAAATTTGCTTCCATCTTCATACATAAATGATCTTAAGAAATGTTACAGCAGCTCCGAAGATGTCCAGACTCAGTGGGAGCGACCGAGTTCTGTTCCTGACTGTTTGATCTCGAGCCTCGAAACTATCGAATGGATTGGTTACAAAAGAACAGAAGCAGAGAACTCAGAGCTGAAGTATTTGAGAGAGAACTCTAGAAGACTGCTAAAGACGATTATTGTTTCAAAATACTGGGAGAGCCTACACGAAGAAGCTTAA